One window of the Clupea harengus chromosome 20, Ch_v2.0.2, whole genome shotgun sequence genome contains the following:
- the zgc:162144 gene encoding RD3 domain-containing protein, whose translation MFPWSAVFSLEPKVPGQRTAEELVINTLMLELGAMVKRTERVRLERNTMASRRKSSSSSVDYSWLASVPVKAPFELTPGDVLELQELCAKIPPGNCGPAISRFRKLVTEVEPDVQEVPRLFRSVLMNCLDEMESNAELEARASRWDNQRSKSLSFVTFRSRFRSTRGFGSLLGGSRSNLQEQAWMDEEEEEEQVAEKVAVEKRSRRGRSMSMPEIRPLGQRVQS comes from the exons ATGTTCCCGTGGTCAGCTGTGTTCTCCCTCGAGCCCAAGGTCCCTGGGCAGCGAACAGCAGAGGAGCTGGTCATCAACACCCTGATGCTGGAGCTGGGTGCCATGGTGAAGCGCACCGAACGCGTACGTCTGGAGCGGAACACCATGGCGAGCCGGCGCAAAAGCTCTTCCTCCTCGGTGGACTACAGCTGGCTGGCGTCGGTTCCGGTCAAGGCCCCGTTCGAGCTCACGCCGGGGGACGTgctggagctgcaggagctcTGTGCCAAGATCCCCCCGGGTAACTGCGGCCCCGCCATCTCCAG GTTCAGGAAGCTGGTTACAGAGGTGGAGCCTGACGTGCAGGAGGTTCCGCGCCTCTTTCGCTCCGTACTGATGAACTGCCTGGACGAGATGGAGAGCAACGCGGAGCTGGAGGCCCGAGCCAGCCGCTGGGACAATCAGCGCAGCAAGAGCCTTTCCTTCGTCACCTTCCGCTCACGCTTCCGTTCCACCCGGGGCTTTGGCAGCTTGCTGGGTGGCTCGCGGAGCAACCTGCAGGAGCAGGCGTGgatggacgaggaggaggaggaggagcaggtggcCGAGAAGGTGGCGGTGGAGAAACGGTCTCGGAGGGGCCGGAGCATGAGCATGCCAGAGATCCGGCCCCTTGGGCAAAGAGTTCAGAGCTGA
- the LOC105911070 gene encoding centromere protein F-like isoform X2 has translation MSWAADDWTSGLTGRVLQKVRELQAQQERLSRERQQKQLQLDNAEAALHKHKLKSEDVRTELVAVQRELAGVREQAQGEVRARERQAQESQARQALVCSLEGQLDAAHTLTNNLTKEIKRLEAELEKLQRGNGSGDSMLFSTPCWNMASPWEHNSSKLDDRPAHRGVGEGRIAHVRQLQFSDGPRCASGGAPSPFPQQPHKATPTHGPMRHPDTSTPSSMFPWERDDKRSVPRGRAASSVAPSGEVITKGQEAPGDCGMEEDLRKERDDTAQKSMIQELQTWVQSLEKDLRAEAERYRESEARLGEAKRELAGREQSLMRSKDELGRAHTLVGQERDRAQASELRVKQLQEELKCQRQNAETTRCHGDQKRKEMERGHQRELLELQKERQALERQHQQESLKLNQEIQQARTLHNTLQSQYDKLALQKKAVECELETAKGTLKGTESELQETKKKEAQTQAKLTEALRDSESLSVTVEQLTRKERSLGEEVKKLSEELADALRRLKELQDQPPAPATLLVSPQYSSCGGESFSPAPPQAQTHKKKALKVDRPKRR, from the exons ATGAGCTGGGCAGCAGATGACTGGACGTCGGGCCTGACGGGCCGGGTCCTGCAGAAGGTGCGTGAGCTGCAGGCCCAGCAGGAGCGCCTGAGCCGCGAGAGGCAGCAGAAGCAGCTGCAGCTGGACAACGCAGAGGCCGCCCTCCATAAGCACAAGCTCAAG AGTGAGGATGTGCGCACGGAGCTGGTGGCCGTGCAGCGGGAGCTGGCGGGGGTGCGGGAGCAGGCGCAGGGGGAGGTGCGCGCGCGCGAGCGGCAGGCCCAGGAGTCGCAGGCCCGGCAGGCGCTGGTGTGCAGCCTGGAGGGCCAGCTGGATGCGGCCCACACGCTCACCAACAACCTCACCAAGGAGATCAAGAG actggaggcagagctggagaaactgCAGAGAGGAAACGGCTCTGGGGACTCCATGTTATTTTCCACCCCCTGCTGGAACATGGCATCACCCTGGGAGCACaaca GTTCCAAACTGGACGACAGACCGGCCCATCGCGGAGTGGGAGAGGGCAGAATTGCGCATGTCAGA CAGCTTCAGTTCTCTGACGGCCCCAGATGCGCCAGTGGAGGAGCCCCATCGCCGTTCCCCCAGCAACCGCACAAAGCCACGCCCACCCATGGGCCCATGCGTCACCCAGACACCTCCACTCCCTCCTCAATGTTTCCGTGGGAACGGGATGACAAGAGGTCCGTCCCCAGGGGGAGAGCAGCCTCCTCTGTGGCCCCCAGTGGCGAGGTCATCACCAAGGGCCAGGAGGCACCAGGGGATTGTGGGATGGAAGAGGACctcagaaaggagagagatg acacagcccaGAAGTCTATGATCCAGGAGCTGCAGACGTGGGTGCAGTCTCTGGAGAAGGACCTGCGGGCCGAGGCGGAGCGCTACCGGGAGAGCGAGGCGCGGCTGGGCGAGGCGAAGCGCGAGCTGGCCGGCAGGGAGCAGAGTCTGATGCGCTCCAAAGACGAGCTGGGCCGTGCCCACACCCTCGTCGGCCAGGAGAGGGACCGG gcCCAGGCCTCTGAGCTGCGGGTGAagcagctgcaggaggagctgaaGTGCCAGAGGCAGAATGCCGAGACCACCCGCTGCCATGGCGaccagaagaggaaggagatggagagagggcacCAGAGG gagctgctggagctgcagaAGGAACGCCAGGCTCTGGAGCGCCAGCACCAGCAGGAGAGCCTCAAACTCAACCAGGAGATCCAGCAGGCCAGGActctacacaacacactacaGTCACAGTAtgacaag ctgGCCCTGCAGAAGAAAGCTGTGGAGTGTGAGCTGGAGACTGCCAAAGGGACACTCAAGGGCACCGAGTCTGAGCTCCAGGAGACCAAGAAGAAAGAGGCCCAGACACAGGCCAAGCTAACG GAGGCgctgagagacagtgagagccTCTCCGTGACCGTTGAGCAGCTAacgagaaaggagaggagcctgggagaggaggtgaagaaacTGTCAGAGGAGCTGGCTGACGCGCTACGCCGCCTTAAAGAACTGCAAG ACCAACCCCCTGCTCCTGCTACACTTCTAGTGTCCCCCCAGTACTCTTCCTGTGGCGGCGAGAGTTTCAGCCCAGCTCCTCCCCAAGCACAAACCCATAAAAAGAAAGCACTCAAAGTGGACAGACCCAAGAGGAGGTGA
- the LOC105911070 gene encoding centromere protein F-like isoform X1, producing the protein MSWAADDWTSGLTGRVLQKVRELQAQQERLSRERQQKQLQLDNAEAALHKHKLKSEDVRTELVAVQRELAGVREQAQGEVRARERQAQESQARQALVCSLEGQLDAAHTLTNNLTKEIKRLEAELEKLQRGNGSGDSMLFSTPCWNMASPWEHNSSKLDDRPAHRGVGEGRIAHVRQQLQFSDGPRCASGGAPSPFPQQPHKATPTHGPMRHPDTSTPSSMFPWERDDKRSVPRGRAASSVAPSGEVITKGQEAPGDCGMEEDLRKERDDTAQKSMIQELQTWVQSLEKDLRAEAERYRESEARLGEAKRELAGREQSLMRSKDELGRAHTLVGQERDRAQASELRVKQLQEELKCQRQNAETTRCHGDQKRKEMERGHQRELLELQKERQALERQHQQESLKLNQEIQQARTLHNTLQSQYDKLALQKKAVECELETAKGTLKGTESELQETKKKEAQTQAKLTEALRDSESLSVTVEQLTRKERSLGEEVKKLSEELADALRRLKELQDQPPAPATLLVSPQYSSCGGESFSPAPPQAQTHKKKALKVDRPKRR; encoded by the exons ATGAGCTGGGCAGCAGATGACTGGACGTCGGGCCTGACGGGCCGGGTCCTGCAGAAGGTGCGTGAGCTGCAGGCCCAGCAGGAGCGCCTGAGCCGCGAGAGGCAGCAGAAGCAGCTGCAGCTGGACAACGCAGAGGCCGCCCTCCATAAGCACAAGCTCAAG AGTGAGGATGTGCGCACGGAGCTGGTGGCCGTGCAGCGGGAGCTGGCGGGGGTGCGGGAGCAGGCGCAGGGGGAGGTGCGCGCGCGCGAGCGGCAGGCCCAGGAGTCGCAGGCCCGGCAGGCGCTGGTGTGCAGCCTGGAGGGCCAGCTGGATGCGGCCCACACGCTCACCAACAACCTCACCAAGGAGATCAAGAG actggaggcagagctggagaaactgCAGAGAGGAAACGGCTCTGGGGACTCCATGTTATTTTCCACCCCCTGCTGGAACATGGCATCACCCTGGGAGCACaaca GTTCCAAACTGGACGACAGACCGGCCCATCGCGGAGTGGGAGAGGGCAGAATTGCGCATGTCAGA CAGCAGCTTCAGTTCTCTGACGGCCCCAGATGCGCCAGTGGAGGAGCCCCATCGCCGTTCCCCCAGCAACCGCACAAAGCCACGCCCACCCATGGGCCCATGCGTCACCCAGACACCTCCACTCCCTCCTCAATGTTTCCGTGGGAACGGGATGACAAGAGGTCCGTCCCCAGGGGGAGAGCAGCCTCCTCTGTGGCCCCCAGTGGCGAGGTCATCACCAAGGGCCAGGAGGCACCAGGGGATTGTGGGATGGAAGAGGACctcagaaaggagagagatg acacagcccaGAAGTCTATGATCCAGGAGCTGCAGACGTGGGTGCAGTCTCTGGAGAAGGACCTGCGGGCCGAGGCGGAGCGCTACCGGGAGAGCGAGGCGCGGCTGGGCGAGGCGAAGCGCGAGCTGGCCGGCAGGGAGCAGAGTCTGATGCGCTCCAAAGACGAGCTGGGCCGTGCCCACACCCTCGTCGGCCAGGAGAGGGACCGG gcCCAGGCCTCTGAGCTGCGGGTGAagcagctgcaggaggagctgaaGTGCCAGAGGCAGAATGCCGAGACCACCCGCTGCCATGGCGaccagaagaggaaggagatggagagagggcacCAGAGG gagctgctggagctgcagaAGGAACGCCAGGCTCTGGAGCGCCAGCACCAGCAGGAGAGCCTCAAACTCAACCAGGAGATCCAGCAGGCCAGGActctacacaacacactacaGTCACAGTAtgacaag ctgGCCCTGCAGAAGAAAGCTGTGGAGTGTGAGCTGGAGACTGCCAAAGGGACACTCAAGGGCACCGAGTCTGAGCTCCAGGAGACCAAGAAGAAAGAGGCCCAGACACAGGCCAAGCTAACG GAGGCgctgagagacagtgagagccTCTCCGTGACCGTTGAGCAGCTAacgagaaaggagaggagcctgggagaggaggtgaagaaacTGTCAGAGGAGCTGGCTGACGCGCTACGCCGCCTTAAAGAACTGCAAG ACCAACCCCCTGCTCCTGCTACACTTCTAGTGTCCCCCCAGTACTCTTCCTGTGGCGGCGAGAGTTTCAGCCCAGCTCCTCCCCAAGCACAAACCCATAAAAAGAAAGCACTCAAAGTGGACAGACCCAAGAGGAGGTGA
- the LOC105911070 gene encoding centromere protein F-like isoform X3, whose protein sequence is MTHTYLGMNTTSPRRSRGVWRAERLNDTHICRHEHNLTKEIKRLEAELEKLQRGNGSGDSMLFSTPCWNMASPWEHNSSKLDDRPAHRGVGEGRIAHVRQQLQFSDGPRCASGGAPSPFPQQPHKATPTHGPMRHPDTSTPSSMFPWERDDKRSVPRGRAASSVAPSGEVITKGQEAPGDCGMEEDLRKERDDTAQKSMIQELQTWVQSLEKDLRAEAERYRESEARLGEAKRELAGREQSLMRSKDELGRAHTLVGQERDRAQASELRVKQLQEELKCQRQNAETTRCHGDQKRKEMERGHQRELLELQKERQALERQHQQESLKLNQEIQQARTLHNTLQSQYDKLALQKKAVECELETAKGTLKGTESELQETKKKEAQTQAKLTEALRDSESLSVTVEQLTRKERSLGEEVKKLSEELADALRRLKELQDQPPAPATLLVSPQYSSCGGESFSPAPPQAQTHKKKALKVDRPKRR, encoded by the exons atgacacacacatatttaggcATGAACACAACCTCACCAAGGAGATCAAGAGGTGTGTGGAGGGCAGAGAGacttaatgacacacacatatgtaggcATGAACACAACCTCACCAAGGAGATCAAGAG actggaggcagagctggagaaactgCAGAGAGGAAACGGCTCTGGGGACTCCATGTTATTTTCCACCCCCTGCTGGAACATGGCATCACCCTGGGAGCACaaca GTTCCAAACTGGACGACAGACCGGCCCATCGCGGAGTGGGAGAGGGCAGAATTGCGCATGTCAGA CAGCAGCTTCAGTTCTCTGACGGCCCCAGATGCGCCAGTGGAGGAGCCCCATCGCCGTTCCCCCAGCAACCGCACAAAGCCACGCCCACCCATGGGCCCATGCGTCACCCAGACACCTCCACTCCCTCCTCAATGTTTCCGTGGGAACGGGATGACAAGAGGTCCGTCCCCAGGGGGAGAGCAGCCTCCTCTGTGGCCCCCAGTGGCGAGGTCATCACCAAGGGCCAGGAGGCACCAGGGGATTGTGGGATGGAAGAGGACctcagaaaggagagagatg acacagcccaGAAGTCTATGATCCAGGAGCTGCAGACGTGGGTGCAGTCTCTGGAGAAGGACCTGCGGGCCGAGGCGGAGCGCTACCGGGAGAGCGAGGCGCGGCTGGGCGAGGCGAAGCGCGAGCTGGCCGGCAGGGAGCAGAGTCTGATGCGCTCCAAAGACGAGCTGGGCCGTGCCCACACCCTCGTCGGCCAGGAGAGGGACCGG gcCCAGGCCTCTGAGCTGCGGGTGAagcagctgcaggaggagctgaaGTGCCAGAGGCAGAATGCCGAGACCACCCGCTGCCATGGCGaccagaagaggaaggagatggagagagggcacCAGAGG gagctgctggagctgcagaAGGAACGCCAGGCTCTGGAGCGCCAGCACCAGCAGGAGAGCCTCAAACTCAACCAGGAGATCCAGCAGGCCAGGActctacacaacacactacaGTCACAGTAtgacaag ctgGCCCTGCAGAAGAAAGCTGTGGAGTGTGAGCTGGAGACTGCCAAAGGGACACTCAAGGGCACCGAGTCTGAGCTCCAGGAGACCAAGAAGAAAGAGGCCCAGACACAGGCCAAGCTAACG GAGGCgctgagagacagtgagagccTCTCCGTGACCGTTGAGCAGCTAacgagaaaggagaggagcctgggagaggaggtgaagaaacTGTCAGAGGAGCTGGCTGACGCGCTACGCCGCCTTAAAGAACTGCAAG ACCAACCCCCTGCTCCTGCTACACTTCTAGTGTCCCCCCAGTACTCTTCCTGTGGCGGCGAGAGTTTCAGCCCAGCTCCTCCCCAAGCACAAACCCATAAAAAGAAAGCACTCAAAGTGGACAGACCCAAGAGGAGGTGA